One Candidatus Lernaella stagnicola DNA window includes the following coding sequences:
- a CDS encoding secretin N-terminal domain-containing protein produces the protein MRTAVACLLLAVLAVVAVAADGVEIASGTYDLKELTSLVAQTTGRTILYGPDFSGSVRLEIAKPELKPDELWELYLSALAQAGWGVVVHDRVVRIVPQKDLAGESGPVIMAGEEKRDDDGMVTALFELNNANPAEIAMKLAPLVGKDGRVIPLPAQGRLVVVASAANVEKVREVLGKLDVPDKRDNIQIVRVKHADLNDTADVVGVLFGRYKVEDGKIRSRQAAGGVIVAVEPRSASLVLRGEKDEVELAARLIHEIDAAGDPIIMIRTLRHASPGEATAVLEKLLAE, from the coding sequence ATGAGAACCGCCGTCGCCTGCCTTTTGCTTGCCGTCCTGGCCGTCGTCGCCGTAGCCGCCGACGGGGTGGAAATCGCTTCGGGCACGTACGATTTAAAGGAACTAACGAGCCTGGTGGCGCAAACCACCGGCCGCACAATTCTTTACGGCCCCGATTTTTCCGGTTCCGTGCGCCTCGAAATCGCCAAGCCGGAACTGAAGCCCGACGAATTGTGGGAACTCTACCTCTCCGCCCTGGCCCAAGCGGGTTGGGGCGTGGTCGTGCATGACCGCGTCGTGCGCATCGTGCCGCAAAAAGACCTCGCCGGCGAAAGCGGACCGGTCATCATGGCGGGCGAGGAAAAGCGCGACGACGACGGCATGGTCACGGCGCTCTTCGAACTTAACAACGCCAACCCGGCCGAAATCGCCATGAAACTCGCTCCGCTGGTCGGCAAAGACGGCCGCGTGATTCCCCTGCCCGCGCAAGGGCGCCTCGTGGTGGTCGCCTCCGCGGCGAACGTGGAGAAGGTGCGCGAAGTGCTCGGCAAGCTCGATGTGCCCGACAAGCGCGACAACATCCAAATCGTGCGCGTCAAGCACGCCGACTTGAACGACACCGCCGATGTCGTCGGCGTCCTGTTCGGCCGCTACAAAGTGGAAGATGGGAAGATTCGCTCGCGCCAGGCCGCCGGCGGCGTGATCGTGGCGGTCGAACCGCGCAGCGCTTCGCTGGTGTTGCGCGGCGAAAAAGACGAGGTGGAATTGGCCGCCCGCTTGATCCACGAAATCGACGCGGCGGGCGACCCGATCATCATGATCCGCACCCTGCGCCACGCCTCGCCGGGCGAGGCCACGGCCGTTCTCGAAAAACTGCTCGCCGAGTAA
- a CDS encoding class I SAM-dependent methyltransferase: MADHVCPWWIGYFLLSPLRKLIEDPKENLGPHVREKMTVLDFGCAMGFFTLPLAELVGPEGKVVALDLQERMIATLQRRARKAGLESRIETVVAASAGELNRPGEFDFILTAHVIHEVPDQRILFQELFDLLRPGGRLLAIEPKGHVSAADFDESLKLAEDAGFAVIDRSTPKRGRLALLERPA, translated from the coding sequence GTGGCTGATCACGTCTGCCCCTGGTGGATCGGGTACTTTCTGCTAAGCCCGTTGCGGAAGTTGATCGAAGATCCGAAAGAAAATCTCGGCCCACACGTACGCGAGAAAATGACCGTGCTCGACTTCGGCTGCGCGATGGGCTTTTTTACCCTGCCGCTGGCCGAATTGGTCGGGCCGGAGGGCAAGGTCGTCGCGCTGGATCTGCAGGAGCGCATGATCGCAACGCTGCAACGCCGCGCCCGCAAAGCCGGGCTGGAAAGCCGCATCGAAACCGTCGTGGCCGCCAGCGCCGGCGAGCTCAACCGCCCCGGCGAATTCGATTTCATCCTCACCGCGCACGTGATCCACGAAGTACCCGATCAACGGATCTTGTTTCAAGAATTGTTCGACCTGTTGAGGCCCGGCGGCCGCTTGCTGGCCATCGAACCCAAGGGGCATGTGTCGGCGGCGGATTTCGACGAGTCGCTGAAACTGGCCGAGGACGCCGGTTTCGCCGTGATCGATCGGTCGACACCGAAACGTGGGCGGTTGGCGTTGCTGGAAAGACCCGCCTGA
- a CDS encoding tyrosine phenol-lyase, translating to MTTKNRSWAEPWKIKVVEPIKMTTREHREQCIQEAGFNTFLLRSEDVYIDLLTDSGTSAMSDWQWAGMMVGDESYAGSKNFYNMVETIQEIYGYKHVVPTHQGRGAEHIMSQCLIKKGDTVPGNMYFTTTKVHQELAGGTFVDVIVDEAHDPESDFPFKGNIDLDKLKYWIDKVGADKIPYISFEGCVNMAGGQPVSMQNFREVYELCQKYGIKIMFDATRMVENAYFIQQREAGYAEKSVAEILREACGYSDGCTMSSKKDHLVNIGGFLAMNDPDFFDQARNMVVIYEGLHTYGGMAGRDMEALARGIREAVHDDHIRARVGQVEYLGHKLQDAGVPIVVPIGGHAIFLDAKRFYDHIPQDQFPAQTLASDLYIESGVRAMERGVVSAGRNPETGDHNYPKLELVRLTIPRRVYTQAHMDVTAEAIREVYEKRAQATGLKIVYEPKLLRFFQARFERL from the coding sequence ATGACGACCAAAAATCGCAGTTGGGCGGAACCTTGGAAAATCAAGGTGGTCGAGCCGATCAAGATGACGACTCGCGAACATCGTGAACAGTGCATCCAGGAAGCAGGTTTCAATACCTTCTTGCTTCGTAGCGAAGACGTCTATATCGACCTGCTGACCGATTCGGGTACTTCAGCCATGAGCGATTGGCAGTGGGCCGGGATGATGGTCGGCGATGAATCCTACGCGGGCAGCAAAAACTTCTACAACATGGTGGAGACGATCCAAGAGATCTACGGCTACAAGCACGTCGTGCCCACGCACCAGGGCCGCGGCGCCGAGCACATCATGTCGCAGTGCCTTATCAAAAAGGGCGACACCGTGCCGGGCAACATGTACTTCACCACGACCAAGGTGCACCAGGAACTGGCGGGCGGCACGTTCGTGGACGTGATCGTCGACGAAGCCCACGATCCGGAAAGCGATTTCCCCTTCAAGGGCAACATCGACCTGGACAAACTCAAGTACTGGATCGATAAAGTCGGCGCCGACAAAATCCCCTACATCAGCTTCGAAGGCTGCGTGAACATGGCCGGCGGCCAGCCGGTGAGCATGCAAAATTTCCGCGAGGTGTACGAGCTGTGCCAAAAGTACGGCATCAAAATCATGTTCGACGCCACGCGCATGGTGGAGAACGCCTACTTCATCCAACAGCGCGAAGCGGGTTACGCCGAAAAGAGCGTCGCCGAGATCCTCCGGGAAGCCTGCGGCTACTCCGACGGCTGCACGATGTCTTCCAAGAAAGACCACCTGGTCAATATCGGCGGCTTCCTGGCGATGAACGATCCGGACTTCTTCGACCAGGCCCGCAACATGGTCGTGATTTACGAGGGTCTGCATACCTACGGCGGCATGGCCGGGCGCGACATGGAAGCGCTGGCCCGCGGCATTCGCGAAGCCGTGCATGACGACCACATCCGCGCGCGTGTGGGGCAGGTCGAGTACCTGGGCCACAAGCTGCAAGACGCGGGCGTCCCGATTGTCGTGCCCATCGGCGGCCACGCGATCTTCCTGGACGCCAAGCGCTTCTACGATCACATTCCGCAGGATCAATTCCCGGCTCAGACGCTGGCCTCGGATTTGTACATCGAGTCCGGCGTGCGCGCCATGGAGCGCGGCGTGGTGTCGGCGGGTCGCAATCCGGAAACCGGCGACCACAACTACCCGAAACTCGAGTTGGTGCGCCTGACGATCCCGCGGCGCGTCTACACCCAGGCGCACATGGACGTTACCGCCGAGGCAATCCGCGAGGTGTACGAAAAACGCGCCCAGGCCACCGGCCTGAAGATCGTCTACGAACCGAAACTGCTCCGCTTCTTCCAAGCGAGGTTTGAGCGGCTGTAG
- a CDS encoding SGNH/GDSL hydrolase family protein, which translates to MRERLDRPVDVVNAAMPGYSSTQMRMLLEDSGRRFQPDLVLPAGLGSDTMTLRWTDRDLLRRFSEEGYRYDPWWRRAGRFSALFQRAETVVESGKPIPRDKAISWTIMGNPNDPEAVLRRVSVEDQAENLRAMVTFSRRQGWDICLLLLPRDVDELRKYPEEGLRPYRENFPLVAREMNACLLDMRDVVDPQPVLRQEDSIFVDGSHLKPGGHERVARALAERIAKRVEATQ; encoded by the coding sequence TTGCGCGAGCGCCTCGATCGTCCCGTCGATGTGGTTAACGCCGCCATGCCGGGATACAGCTCGACGCAAATGCGCATGCTGCTGGAAGACAGCGGTCGGCGCTTTCAGCCCGATCTCGTCCTGCCGGCGGGTCTGGGTTCGGACACCATGACCTTGCGCTGGACCGACCGAGATTTGCTGCGCCGCTTTTCCGAAGAGGGTTACCGTTACGACCCGTGGTGGCGGCGCGCCGGCCGCTTCAGCGCCCTGTTTCAACGGGCCGAAACGGTCGTCGAATCCGGCAAACCCATTCCCCGCGACAAGGCCATCTCATGGACGATCATGGGCAATCCCAACGATCCCGAGGCGGTCTTGCGGCGGGTGTCGGTGGAGGATCAGGCCGAGAACCTGCGCGCCATGGTGACCTTTTCGCGGCGGCAGGGGTGGGATATCTGCCTGCTGCTGTTGCCGCGCGATGTGGATGAATTGCGCAAATACCCCGAGGAAGGGTTGCGGCCGTACCGCGAAAACTTTCCGCTCGTGGCTCGCGAAATGAACGCCTGCCTGCTCGATATGCGCGACGTGGTCGACCCCCAGCCCGTGCTGCGGCAGGAAGACAGCATCTTTGTCGACGGTTCGCACCTCAAGCCCGGCGGTCACGAAAGAGTGGCGCGGGCGTTGGCCGAGCGCATCGCCAAGCGAGTGGAAGCTACTCAATAA
- a CDS encoding rhodanese-like domain-containing protein: protein MPGKTRWIFFLVALAAALAAAAAENRAPVIDFSGYTALVDSDRLVLLIDGRSRESYRYGHLPGAVNFPGYLFDRQEPIAGLPEDRTRPIIVYCGDDHCGISDYVTQRLLDMGYEHVYVYEEGVNGWIKRGQRLIRKRHEALPRIDAAELAALPAKPSPARLVDARSPEEVRAETIGRATPLLPDQVKPGAAELPPDRRARIVVFGAGAWDSRPYHVADRLRMIGYKNVRLFAPGLSGWRRYQSIRK, encoded by the coding sequence TTGCCCGGAAAAACACGATGGATCTTCTTCCTGGTAGCCTTGGCCGCCGCGCTGGCCGCCGCCGCTGCGGAAAATCGTGCGCCGGTTATCGACTTCTCCGGCTACACGGCGCTGGTGGACTCCGACCGGCTGGTGTTGCTGATCGACGGCCGCTCTCGTGAGAGTTACCGCTATGGCCATCTGCCGGGGGCGGTGAATTTCCCGGGCTACTTGTTTGATCGTCAGGAACCTATCGCCGGTCTGCCGGAGGACCGCACGAGACCGATCATCGTGTATTGTGGCGACGACCACTGCGGGATCAGCGATTACGTGACGCAGCGATTGTTGGATATGGGTTACGAGCACGTATACGTCTACGAAGAAGGGGTAAACGGGTGGATCAAGCGCGGGCAACGCCTGATTCGCAAACGTCACGAGGCGCTCCCGCGAATCGACGCCGCCGAACTGGCCGCACTGCCGGCCAAGCCGTCGCCGGCGCGCCTGGTCGATGCCCGCTCGCCGGAGGAAGTGCGCGCCGAAACCATCGGGAGAGCCACGCCGTTGTTGCCCGATCAGGTCAAGCCCGGCGCGGCGGAATTACCGCCGGATCGGCGGGCCCGGATCGTAGTGTTCGGTGCCGGCGCGTGGGATTCCCGCCCCTACCATGTGGCCGACCGCCTGCGGATGATCGGGTATAAAAACGTACGTCTTTTCGCTCCCGGTCTTAGCGGTTGGCGCCGATATCAATCCATACGGAAGTAG
- a CDS encoding PHP-associated domain-containing protein produces MRSDDKPSPTKVRATPRVAAMDPHIHTDYSDGQTTVAEAVDVARSRNLGLAICDHNEIRGAIALWQVEDLVSIPAIEIGSAERIEFLLYFRRPEQLEEYFIRHVEPYKKSRFYAKLNRSFELLIPAAKESGAVVCLPHPFAPGWKNFNYNRGRKQKMMTPEFMEHIDLIEVINSHMSDGRNFKAFMLSEILDKAVSAGSDAHRKSEIGAAYLSFGRELDVDEIFDLLRGRIKVGSESRYRFTRTLGTSRGVIVDHLNLYFRKSHQTQWMIPYEEEKEWDSTKPDRRRGSDRRRLRTNSK; encoded by the coding sequence ATGCGTAGCGACGACAAACCATCTCCCACCAAAGTTCGCGCGACACCGCGCGTGGCGGCGATGGACCCGCATATCCACACCGATTATTCCGATGGTCAAACAACGGTGGCCGAAGCGGTGGATGTGGCCCGGTCGCGCAACCTGGGTTTGGCAATTTGCGACCACAACGAGATCCGCGGCGCGATCGCGCTGTGGCAGGTCGAAGACCTCGTCTCGATTCCGGCCATTGAGATCGGCAGCGCGGAGCGTATCGAGTTCCTCCTGTATTTCCGCCGGCCCGAGCAACTGGAAGAGTATTTCATCCGGCACGTCGAACCGTATAAGAAGAGCCGTTTCTACGCCAAGCTCAACCGTTCGTTTGAATTGCTGATTCCGGCCGCGAAGGAGAGCGGCGCGGTCGTGTGCCTGCCCCACCCCTTTGCGCCGGGCTGGAAAAACTTCAACTACAACCGCGGCCGCAAGCAGAAAATGATGACCCCGGAATTCATGGAACACATCGATTTGATCGAGGTGATCAACAGCCACATGTCCGACGGGCGCAACTTCAAAGCCTTCATGCTCAGCGAAATCCTCGACAAAGCCGTCAGCGCCGGCAGCGACGCCCACCGGAAAAGCGAAATCGGCGCCGCGTATCTCAGTTTCGGCCGCGAACTGGATGTCGATGAAATCTTCGACCTGCTGCGCGGCCGCATTAAAGTGGGTTCCGAGTCGCGCTACCGCTTCACTCGCACCCTCGGCACTTCGCGCGGCGTAATCGTTGACCATCTCAATCTGTATTTCCGCAAAAGCCACCAAACACAGTGGATGATCCCCTACGAAGAAGAAAAAGAGTGGGATTCGACCAAACCCGACAGGCGCCGCGGCTCGGACCGCCGTAGATTACGCACTAACTCCAAGTAG
- a CDS encoding glycosyltransferase family 39 protein, producing MYGTDIKRKPFWWLAAAILLAAAVLRLYNLGGPELWMDEQSGYWTAGNSYERIVEMKWERRSSEQPDPPLSALLAGMLLVGVHDDDPSGKATSSRFRFRLTAALAGWLAVVAAALIALRLADRRTALLTAAFLGLFFYGVYYSREGRPYALILLFATLAAGAVAELARHPKRWWPAGLLGVSLAGAAYSHYFAGFLYFVAAGWIAAFLLLPGALEAGERRPFFWRAGAGFLLGCALYAPWMPVFVWVVEQHFDAGDLYGYSGTSPAMGLRTGTFWFDLLGRWTVGVGRGVLGLELAIIGALVAWRRFRPAAALLLPWLLLPWLVWPWLPGSGQMHFRYLIFTYPAYCMLMAMGLVAAVGWLQEHNLLSVKRWVAPTVLVLIVFLLLVRSFWYLPEPILNSAKCIGDPPYPESCQIFIE from the coding sequence TTGTACGGAACCGACATCAAGAGAAAACCTTTCTGGTGGCTGGCGGCGGCGATACTGCTGGCGGCGGCGGTCCTGCGCCTGTACAACCTGGGCGGGCCGGAACTCTGGATGGACGAGCAAAGCGGTTATTGGACTGCGGGCAATTCGTACGAGCGCATTGTCGAAATGAAGTGGGAGCGCCGGTCGAGCGAACAGCCGGATCCACCGCTTTCGGCCTTACTGGCCGGCATGTTGCTGGTTGGCGTTCACGATGATGACCCCTCGGGCAAAGCCACTTCGTCGCGTTTTCGTTTTCGTTTAACGGCCGCCTTGGCGGGGTGGTTGGCGGTGGTCGCGGCGGCGCTCATCGCCTTACGCCTGGCCGATCGACGCACGGCTCTGCTGACCGCGGCGTTTTTGGGATTGTTTTTCTACGGCGTGTACTACAGCCGCGAGGGACGCCCTTACGCGCTGATTCTGCTATTCGCGACGCTGGCTGCGGGCGCGGTGGCCGAGTTAGCGCGGCACCCGAAACGCTGGTGGCCGGCCGGACTTCTCGGCGTATCGCTGGCCGGGGCGGCTTACAGTCATTACTTCGCCGGTTTTCTGTATTTCGTGGCGGCCGGTTGGATCGCGGCTTTCTTGTTGTTGCCCGGCGCGCTGGAGGCGGGCGAGCGGCGACCCTTCTTTTGGCGAGCGGGGGCGGGATTTCTGCTGGGCTGCGCGCTTTACGCTCCCTGGATGCCGGTATTCGTGTGGGTTGTCGAACAGCACTTCGACGCCGGCGACTTGTACGGCTATTCCGGCACATCCCCGGCGATGGGCCTGCGCACCGGTACATTTTGGTTCGACTTGCTCGGACGTTGGACCGTAGGCGTCGGGCGCGGCGTGCTGGGTTTGGAATTGGCGATCATCGGCGCTCTGGTGGCGTGGCGGCGCTTCCGGCCCGCGGCGGCGCTGTTGTTGCCATGGCTGCTTTTGCCGTGGCTGGTGTGGCCGTGGCTGCCGGGCAGCGGGCAAATGCATTTCCGGTATTTGATATTCACCTACCCGGCGTATTGCATGTTGATGGCCATGGGTCTTGTCGCGGCCGTTGGTTGGCTGCAGGAACACAACTTGCTTTCGGTCAAACGATGGGTCGCGCCGACCGTGCTGGTCCTCATCGTTTTCCTTCTGCTGGTGCGAAGCTTTTGGTATTTGCCCGAACCGATTTTGAACAGCGCGAAGTGTATCGGCGACCCGCCGTATCCGGAATCCTGCCAAATCTTTATTGAGTAG
- a CDS encoding C25 family cysteine peptidase yields the protein MKHPTYLVLGCALALLLVAPVGAAQIDLGGSAPLQLNVIEADAAHVTLSVELGSLQLEPMKNNDGERFLRLSLPDAGVLPQIGAPELPVITRFVRVPAQGGVSLRMLSTSYRTIDLNDFGGYPLWPTQAPIDKMPGARENAPFQMDAAAYAADRFVAPPTELGDAGVFRGMRFVPVRIAPVQYNAVANTLKVAERLVLRVQFEVSAAAAGTMTDPAYAQPHFDALAGGLFLNHEAMKQAAVAEDVPEIPVPGGYLMITAPAFVDNADLLDLAAWKAQKGYDVTIVSTNDTGTTTTDIADYIADAYNTWEIPPAFVLLVGDTDTIPYFTVVEVTDLYYVTVEGDDYFPEMFVARFPAREATHLANMVNKTLAYEWADWPTNQDFLDATFMASQDNHNISEGTHNYWIGTYLDGLGFTTQRRWNYSGATTQEVINDINAELNYLIYSGHGYETGWADGPPMDDGNVKNDLTNTVYPYVASHACLTSSYHLEECFAETWVRDDHGAVMFWGASTYTQWDEDDILERSYSDGIHGTELPHNFTTFGEFTVYGLTKVYEHYSGGGLSQEYFEKYNIMGDASVDLWTGVPADLSVVHAGVLFFGSSNYMATISSDKGPEEGALVSLSKDSAFFAAGRTDGSGQVTLAFDAVDQPGDYLLTVTGHDLRPYQEEVLVTTASSDGVLTCGPDLVGDGYTINITVADADLSGGGTMTVNVSSESEPGGETVTLSEVAPDTGAFSGSIVTAKVSAKADGLVQIAAGNTVSVLYHDADNGSGPEDKYNYIDVDLSPPSFAGVQDAEGLDRTVVLSWNAATEPHGPVTYQIYRSETGTFNYTTPAAQTTDLEYTDTDLTNNQEYYYVVRATDGLDNQDANTVQVTGLPVGPNRIFFEDWESDAVADWEIIDGGGSGDTWTTTNPGGRSSSVLTGVFMVADSDETSWPHPAMEEQLISPSFSTAGYNDVFLRFANFLEHMGEQFCKVEISIDGGDWQLVANYLGDTEEISEVDLSTWADDQDDVRLNFHYHGEYDWWWAIDDIEVLGYGGGAVDDDDDNDDNDDNDDNDDNDDNDDNDDNDDDDTTGDDDTTGDDDTTGDDDTTGDDDTTGDDDDDNDDNDDDNDDDNNDDDDTAGDDDDDDNDDDNDSGGCS from the coding sequence ATGAAACACCCCACATATCTGGTCTTGGGTTGCGCCCTGGCGCTCTTGCTTGTAGCGCCGGTCGGCGCCGCACAAATTGACCTCGGCGGCTCAGCACCCCTACAGCTTAACGTGATCGAAGCCGACGCCGCGCACGTGACATTGTCGGTGGAACTCGGTTCTCTGCAATTGGAGCCGATGAAAAACAACGACGGCGAACGCTTTCTCCGTTTAAGCCTGCCGGATGCCGGCGTCCTGCCGCAAATCGGCGCCCCCGAACTGCCGGTGATCACCCGCTTCGTGCGCGTGCCCGCACAGGGCGGCGTTAGCCTGCGCATGCTTTCCACTTCCTACCGCACGATTGACCTGAACGATTTCGGCGGCTATCCGCTGTGGCCGACCCAGGCGCCCATCGACAAGATGCCCGGCGCCAGGGAAAACGCGCCTTTCCAGATGGACGCGGCCGCCTACGCGGCGGATCGCTTCGTTGCGCCGCCGACTGAACTGGGCGACGCGGGCGTGTTTCGCGGCATGCGCTTCGTACCGGTGCGTATCGCCCCGGTGCAGTACAACGCGGTCGCCAACACTTTGAAAGTCGCCGAGCGCCTCGTGCTGCGGGTGCAGTTCGAAGTTTCGGCCGCCGCCGCCGGCACCATGACCGATCCCGCCTACGCGCAGCCGCACTTCGACGCGCTGGCCGGCGGTCTTTTCCTTAATCATGAGGCGATGAAACAAGCCGCGGTCGCTGAAGACGTGCCGGAAATTCCGGTGCCCGGCGGGTATTTGATGATCACCGCCCCGGCCTTCGTGGACAACGCCGACCTGCTCGATCTGGCGGCGTGGAAAGCCCAGAAGGGCTACGATGTCACGATCGTCTCCACCAACGATACCGGCACGACGACCACCGACATCGCCGACTACATTGCCGACGCTTACAACACGTGGGAAATCCCGCCGGCGTTCGTGCTGCTGGTGGGCGACACCGATACCATTCCTTACTTCACGGTCGTCGAAGTCACCGACTTGTACTACGTGACTGTCGAAGGCGACGATTACTTCCCGGAAATGTTCGTGGCCCGTTTCCCGGCCCGCGAGGCGACCCATCTGGCCAACATGGTAAACAAGACCCTGGCCTACGAATGGGCCGACTGGCCGACCAATCAGGATTTCCTGGATGCCACCTTCATGGCCTCGCAGGATAACCACAACATCTCCGAAGGTACGCACAACTACTGGATCGGCACCTATCTCGACGGTCTGGGCTTCACGACGCAGCGGCGCTGGAATTACAGCGGCGCGACCACGCAGGAAGTAATCAACGACATCAACGCCGAGTTGAACTACCTGATCTACTCCGGCCACGGTTACGAAACCGGTTGGGCCGACGGTCCGCCCATGGACGACGGAAACGTGAAAAATGATCTGACCAACACGGTCTACCCGTACGTGGCCAGCCACGCGTGCCTGACCAGTTCGTATCATCTCGAAGAGTGTTTCGCCGAAACCTGGGTGCGCGATGATCATGGCGCCGTGATGTTCTGGGGCGCGTCCACCTACACTCAATGGGACGAAGACGACATTCTCGAACGCAGCTACTCCGACGGTATTCACGGCACGGAGCTGCCACACAACTTCACTACCTTCGGCGAGTTCACGGTGTACGGCCTGACCAAAGTTTACGAGCACTACAGCGGCGGCGGACTGTCGCAGGAGTATTTCGAAAAATACAACATCATGGGCGACGCCTCCGTCGACCTATGGACCGGCGTCCCGGCCGACTTGTCGGTGGTGCACGCGGGCGTGTTGTTCTTCGGTTCCTCCAATTACATGGCCACCATCTCCAGCGACAAAGGGCCGGAAGAAGGCGCCCTGGTCTCTTTGAGTAAAGACAGCGCGTTCTTCGCCGCCGGTCGCACGGACGGCTCTGGGCAAGTAACGCTCGCTTTCGACGCGGTTGATCAGCCCGGCGACTACCTGCTGACGGTCACCGGCCACGACTTGCGCCCCTACCAAGAAGAAGTGCTGGTCACCACCGCCAGTTCGGATGGCGTCTTGACCTGCGGTCCCGACTTGGTCGGCGACGGCTATACGATCAACATCACCGTGGCCGACGCCGACTTGAGCGGTGGCGGCACGATGACCGTGAACGTATCGAGCGAATCGGAACCGGGTGGCGAAACCGTGACCCTCAGCGAAGTCGCTCCGGATACCGGCGCTTTCTCCGGGTCCATCGTAACGGCGAAAGTGTCCGCCAAAGCCGACGGCCTCGTCCAGATCGCCGCGGGCAACACGGTCTCGGTGCTTTATCACGATGCCGACAACGGCTCGGGCCCGGAAGACAAGTACAATTACATCGACGTCGACCTCAGCCCGCCCTCGTTCGCCGGCGTGCAGGACGCCGAGGGCTTAGATCGCACGGTGGTGTTGTCGTGGAATGCGGCGACCGAACCGCACGGCCCGGTTACCTACCAGATTTATCGGTCCGAAACCGGTACGTTCAATTACACGACGCCCGCAGCGCAAACGACGGATCTCGAATACACCGACACCGACCTGACCAACAATCAGGAGTACTACTACGTGGTGCGCGCCACCGATGGCCTGGACAATCAGGACGCCAACACGGTGCAGGTTACCGGCCTGCCGGTCGGCCCCAACCGCATCTTCTTTGAAGATTGGGAATCCGACGCCGTGGCCGATTGGGAGATCATCGACGGCGGCGGCAGCGGCGACACGTGGACCACCACCAACCCCGGCGGCCGCAGTTCGAGTGTATTGACCGGCGTGTTCATGGTCGCCGATTCCGACGAAACATCGTGGCCGCATCCGGCGATGGAAGAGCAGTTGATCAGCCCGAGCTTCTCGACGGCGGGATACAACGATGTGTTCCTGCGCTTCGCTAACTTCCTCGAGCACATGGGCGAGCAATTTTGCAAAGTCGAGATCAGCATCGACGGCGGCGACTGGCAGTTAGTCGCCAATTACCTGGGCGACACCGAGGAAATCTCGGAAGTCGACCTCAGCACGTGGGCCGACGATCAAGACGACGTACGCCTTAACTTCCACTACCACGGCGAGTACGACTGGTGGTGGGCCATCGACGATATCGAAGTCCTGGGCTACGGCGGCGGCGCCGTCGACGATGACGATGATAACGACGACAACGACGATAACGACGACAACGACGACAACGACGATAACGATGACAACGACGACAACGATGACGACGACACCACGGGTGACGACGACACGACCGGTGATGACGACACGACCGGCGATGACGACACCACCGGCGATGATGACACGACCGGCGACGACGATGACGATAATGATGACAATGACGATGACAACGACGACGACAACAATGATGATGATGACACCGCCGGCGACGATGACGACGATGACAACGATGACGACAACGACAGCGGCGGGTGTAGCTGA